The proteins below are encoded in one region of Shewanella putrefaciens:
- the ovoA gene encoding 5-histidylcysteine sulfoxide synthase, whose product MEKPNMQNTQSLKLTGDNEAQKRQTLKQYFNQTWALYESLFDLIQQDDAYYLKAEPLRHPLIFYFGHTATFYINKLMLGKYLDVRVNDHFESMFAIGVDEMSWDDLNDTHYQWPSVSDVRQYRQQVKDVVNRVIDTMPLPLPITQESPAWIILMGIEHERIHLETSSVIIRQLPLEYVAPTPLWPECHDSGVAEPNQLIAVAGQKITLGKKESDQTYGWDNEYGNKTFKVADFKASKYLVTNQEYLAFVMAGGYQTAHFWSEEGQAWLAYTQATMPRFWRLREGKWWQRNLTTEMPLPLNWPVEVNQLEAKAFCNWKSQQNQSNIRLLTEAEWYILRQNIPVDAPDWHEVPGNIALAYYASSCPTNRFEHNGFFDIIGNVWQWTETAIDGFNGFAVHPLYDDFSTPTFDGKHNLIKGGSWISTGNEAIASSRYAFRRHFYQHAGFRYVESLQNPAQMAEVNVYETDELISQYLEFHYGAEYFGVANFCVNGVQQALSEIQLSHTAKALDIGCSVGRASFELAKVFDHVDGIDFSARFIQQAYALTEQGEKRYTIRTEGDLQEFKSASLAKLGYQNEAKKVNFMQGDACNLKPIYTGYDLVYASNLIDRLQDPKHFLGSIGQRINQGGYLVIASPYTWLEDYTPKEKWLGGIKIKGENFTTLDGLTETLIGQFELVAVKEIPFVIRETKRKFQHSISEMTIWRKR is encoded by the coding sequence ATGGAAAAGCCGAACATGCAAAACACCCAATCCCTCAAACTCACGGGTGATAATGAGGCGCAAAAACGCCAAACACTAAAGCAATATTTTAACCAGACCTGGGCACTGTACGAATCACTGTTTGATCTTATCCAGCAGGATGACGCCTACTACCTAAAAGCCGAACCGCTACGCCATCCACTGATCTTTTATTTTGGCCATACGGCCACGTTTTACATCAATAAACTCATGCTCGGCAAATACCTCGATGTCCGAGTTAATGACCACTTTGAGTCGATGTTTGCCATAGGTGTCGATGAGATGTCCTGGGATGATTTAAATGACACCCATTACCAGTGGCCCAGCGTGTCGGATGTTCGCCAATACCGCCAACAGGTAAAAGACGTGGTTAACAGGGTCATAGACACTATGCCACTGCCATTACCTATCACTCAGGAGAGTCCTGCCTGGATAATTTTGATGGGGATTGAGCATGAACGTATCCATTTAGAAACCTCCTCCGTCATCATACGTCAACTGCCACTCGAGTACGTTGCTCCCACCCCACTCTGGCCAGAATGCCATGACTCGGGCGTAGCCGAACCCAATCAGCTCATTGCCGTGGCAGGGCAAAAAATCACCCTAGGGAAAAAGGAATCGGATCAAACCTATGGTTGGGATAACGAATACGGTAATAAAACCTTTAAGGTCGCCGATTTTAAGGCATCAAAGTATTTAGTCACCAATCAAGAATACCTCGCCTTCGTTATGGCGGGTGGATATCAAACGGCGCATTTTTGGAGTGAAGAAGGCCAAGCTTGGCTCGCCTATACACAGGCGACCATGCCTCGCTTTTGGCGCCTGCGGGAGGGCAAATGGTGGCAACGCAATTTGACAACAGAAATGCCTCTCCCCTTAAATTGGCCTGTGGAGGTGAATCAGCTCGAAGCTAAGGCATTTTGTAATTGGAAATCCCAGCAAAATCAAAGCAACATTCGTTTACTCACCGAGGCTGAATGGTACATTCTTCGGCAAAATATTCCCGTCGATGCGCCCGATTGGCATGAAGTGCCGGGCAATATTGCTTTGGCTTATTACGCCTCCTCCTGCCCAACCAATCGATTCGAACATAATGGTTTTTTCGACATTATTGGCAACGTCTGGCAATGGACTGAAACCGCAATCGATGGCTTTAACGGCTTTGCCGTGCATCCGCTGTACGACGATTTCTCGACCCCGACATTCGACGGTAAACATAATCTCATCAAAGGCGGCTCTTGGATTTCCACCGGGAATGAAGCGATTGCCTCCTCACGCTATGCATTCCGGCGTCACTTCTATCAACATGCGGGCTTTCGCTATGTGGAGTCCTTACAAAATCCTGCCCAAATGGCCGAGGTCAACGTGTACGAAACCGATGAACTGATTTCCCAATACCTTGAATTTCACTATGGCGCCGAATATTTCGGTGTCGCTAACTTCTGCGTGAATGGCGTGCAGCAAGCCCTGAGTGAAATTCAACTCAGCCATACAGCTAAAGCCCTCGATATTGGCTGCTCCGTTGGACGCGCCAGTTTTGAGCTGGCAAAAGTGTTCGATCATGTGGATGGTATCGACTTCTCGGCACGTTTTATTCAACAGGCCTACGCACTGACCGAACAGGGTGAGAAGCGCTACACCATTCGCACAGAGGGTGACTTGCAGGAGTTTAAGAGTGCGAGTCTAGCTAAACTGGGTTACCAGAATGAGGCTAAAAAAGTCAATTTTATGCAGGGAGATGCCTGTAATCTAAAGCCAATCTACACAGGTTACGATTTAGTTTATGCCTCGAATCTTATTGATAGATTACAAGATCCTAAGCATTTTCTCGGTAGTATTGGCCAGAGGATAAATCAAGGAGGCTATCTGGTCATCGCATCGCCATACACTTGGCTCGAGGACTATACCCCGAAGGAGAAATGGCTTGGAGGTATTAAAATCAAAGGTGAGAATTTTACGACCTTAGATGGCTTAACCGAAACCTTAATCGGCCAATTTGAGCTGGTTGCGGTGAAGGAGATTCCCTTTGTGATCCGCGAAACTAAACGTAAATTCCAGCACTCCATTTCAGAAATGACCATTTGGCGTAAACGTTAA
- a CDS encoding methyl-accepting chemotaxis protein, whose protein sequence is MGFTRKIQLISLLIVLLPLIVATAIVTYLARNELFTEAQSRLIAVREIKQRQISDMFQDFSYNLQSVSAIIASQPNLDSVSGLDPTLKSLNKLLGFYDLFIIRDDGSVFYTVAKEPDYGTNLRTGPYRTSGLAQLFERALASSEVVLLQDFSAYAPSNGQPAAFIGQAIQYNQQRLVVAAQVSIERINRVMQIREGMGDTGETYLIGPDNRMRSDSFLDPVKRTVTASFAGSVAHNGVDTLAVKAALAGEKGVMQLYDYNGHLVVSAYSPVIEMGLKWGLMAEIDVSEIAAPAYRMLYIGLTICVLSIVLAIAAAKCVTRFVLTPLGGEPEDMCQLTSMIASGDLTHSLPHGHSDNHLMSWLARMQTKLKEIISQLVGVGHELESAAEQNSAAMTQADCSIQMQAKETDMLATAVEEMSYAAAEISANTMKSSDEVSACTHSSGILSQNLASTRQSLKITLDSFATIHQQVGSLEADSQKIGSVLAVINAIAEQTNLLSLNAAIEAARAGEHGRGFAVVADEVRQLAVKVQLATQDIGQVLKGIQQQSGVLAQHSVTCTTEASKTAEDADGMQTAVDDIAQRLDTLRALMIQTATAAEEQTTVSATIAQGIAGLSVAAEENSAAISQVAASTRSLLGLANQLGLTTAQFKV, encoded by the coding sequence ATGGGTTTTACTCGTAAGATTCAGCTGATCAGCTTGTTAATTGTGCTATTGCCTCTGATAGTGGCGACAGCAATCGTCACTTACCTCGCTCGAAATGAGCTATTTACCGAAGCTCAATCGCGGCTTATCGCAGTGCGTGAGATAAAGCAGCGGCAGATTAGCGACATGTTTCAAGACTTCTCTTATAACTTACAGTCGGTGAGTGCCATTATTGCGAGTCAGCCAAATCTTGACTCCGTATCTGGGTTAGATCCAACCCTAAAATCCCTTAATAAACTTCTTGGTTTCTATGATCTTTTTATTATTAGGGACGATGGCAGCGTATTTTATACCGTAGCAAAGGAGCCGGATTATGGGACTAATTTGCGGACTGGCCCCTATCGTACTTCTGGATTGGCGCAATTATTTGAGCGGGCATTAGCCTCATCTGAGGTTGTGTTGCTGCAGGATTTTTCCGCGTATGCACCTTCAAATGGGCAGCCGGCGGCATTTATAGGTCAAGCGATTCAGTACAATCAACAGCGGCTAGTGGTTGCTGCACAGGTCTCTATCGAGCGAATTAATCGAGTCATGCAAATTCGAGAGGGTATGGGTGACACTGGTGAAACCTACCTTATCGGCCCAGATAATCGCATGCGTTCCGACTCGTTTCTTGATCCTGTTAAACGGACAGTTACAGCATCATTTGCAGGTTCTGTTGCCCATAATGGAGTCGATACTCTAGCTGTAAAAGCGGCATTGGCCGGTGAAAAAGGCGTAATGCAGCTATATGATTATAATGGTCATTTAGTAGTGTCGGCCTATTCTCCAGTGATAGAGATGGGGCTAAAGTGGGGGCTGATGGCCGAGATCGATGTCAGCGAGATAGCTGCGCCAGCTTATCGTATGCTGTACATAGGTTTAACTATCTGTGTGTTGTCCATAGTGCTTGCCATTGCTGCGGCTAAGTGTGTTACCCGCTTTGTGCTTACCCCCTTAGGCGGTGAGCCCGAGGATATGTGCCAGTTGACCAGTATGATCGCCTCTGGTGATTTGACCCATAGTTTGCCCCACGGGCATTCGGATAATCATCTTATGAGCTGGTTGGCGCGGATGCAGACTAAGCTCAAAGAAATTATCAGTCAGCTGGTGGGCGTTGGCCATGAACTCGAATCGGCAGCGGAGCAAAATTCTGCCGCCATGACCCAAGCCGATTGCAGTATTCAAATGCAGGCGAAAGAGACGGATATGCTCGCAACCGCAGTCGAAGAAATGAGTTATGCTGCGGCGGAAATTAGCGCTAACACCATGAAATCCTCCGATGAAGTGTCCGCCTGCACTCATTCGAGTGGCATTCTCTCGCAAAACCTGGCGAGTACCCGCCAAAGTTTGAAAATCACCTTAGACAGCTTCGCCACTATCCATCAACAGGTGGGCAGTCTGGAGGCTGATAGCCAAAAAATCGGCTCAGTATTGGCGGTGATTAATGCCATTGCCGAACAAACGAATCTGCTATCACTTAATGCGGCGATTGAGGCCGCGCGTGCGGGGGAGCATGGCCGTGGCTTTGCTGTGGTGGCCGATGAGGTGCGCCAATTAGCGGTTAAGGTTCAATTGGCGACTCAGGATATTGGCCAAGTGTTAAAAGGCATTCAGCAACAGTCTGGCGTGTTGGCGCAGCATAGTGTGACTTGTACAACCGAGGCATCCAAAACCGCGGAAGATGCCGATGGTATGCAAACCGCTGTGGATGATATCGCCCAACGCCTCGATACCTTAAGGGCTTTAATGATCCAAACGGCCACCGCTGCGGAGGAGCAAACAACAGTGTCGGCTACAATAGCGCAGGGGATCGCAGGCTTGAGTGTGGCGGCGGAGGAAAACAGTGCGGCGATCAGTCAAGTGGCTGCGAGTACGCGCAGTTTATTGGGTTTGGCCAACCAACTTGGTTTAACAACAGCGCAGTTTAAGGTGTAG
- a CDS encoding pyrimidine/purine nucleoside phosphorylase, with amino-acid sequence MGLIEQVSVAKKANIYFEGKVASRSVFFADGSKQTLGVVLPGEYEFSTSQGEIMEVTSGAFEVLLPGASTWETFEAGTQFELAANVSFKIRNTAIAEYCCSYL; translated from the coding sequence ATGGGTTTAATTGAACAAGTATCAGTCGCTAAAAAAGCTAATATCTACTTTGAGGGTAAAGTTGCCAGCCGCAGCGTATTTTTTGCCGATGGTAGCAAACAAACATTGGGTGTGGTCTTGCCTGGAGAATATGAATTCTCGACTTCTCAGGGCGAAATTATGGAAGTCACCAGTGGTGCATTTGAAGTCCTGCTTCCAGGGGCTTCGACCTGGGAAACCTTCGAAGCAGGCACTCAATTTGAGCTTGCCGCCAATGTCAGCTTCAAAATCCGCAATACAGCCATTGCCGAATATTGCTGCAGTTACCTCTAA
- a CDS encoding TetR/AcrR family transcriptional regulator encodes MKIETQSTRQHILDIGYKLIVRKGFSSVGLSLLLQAAEVPKGSFYHYFKSKEQFGEALITDYFEKYQLELDALFNDSTLTGYQRLMQYWQQWLHVQADGCVDQKCLVVKLSAEVADLSEAMRVALLKGSAGIIDRLTTCVQAGITDRSIALQDPQSTAEMLYHMWLGASLMNKLGHSPAALERALVTTKAILTPKTAP; translated from the coding sequence ATGAAAATTGAAACTCAATCCACTCGCCAGCACATTCTCGACATCGGCTATAAGCTGATCGTACGCAAAGGCTTCTCCAGCGTCGGCTTATCCCTACTGCTGCAGGCGGCCGAAGTGCCTAAAGGCTCGTTTTATCATTACTTCAAATCCAAAGAACAATTTGGTGAAGCGCTCATAACCGATTATTTTGAAAAATATCAGTTAGAGTTAGACGCATTATTCAATGACTCGACGCTGACGGGCTATCAACGCTTGATGCAGTACTGGCAACAATGGTTGCACGTGCAAGCCGATGGCTGCGTAGATCAAAAGTGCCTCGTCGTAAAGCTCAGTGCCGAAGTGGCCGATTTATCCGAAGCCATGCGTGTTGCCTTACTTAAAGGTTCCGCCGGCATAATCGACAGGTTAACGACTTGTGTTCAAGCGGGCATAACCGATAGATCAATCGCCCTGCAAGATCCGCAATCGACCGCGGAAATGTTGTATCACATGTGGTTAGGCGCCAGCTTAATGAATAAATTAGGCCACAGCCCAGCGGCACTCGAACGTGCGCTAGTGACGACTAAAGCCATTTTAACGCCTAAAACGGCCCCTTAA
- a CDS encoding iron-containing alcohol dehydrogenase, whose translation MLNFNYYNPTRIRFGKNTIAEIDALVPSDAKVMLLFGGSSARKTGTLDEVKQSLGNRFVVEFDGIEPNPTYETLMKAVAQVREQKIDFLLAVGGGSVIDGTKFVAAAAVFEGEPWDILTSWGAKVTQAMPFGSVLTLPATGSEMNNASVVTRKSLQAKLPFRNDLVYPQFSILDPTKTFTLPERQVANGVVDAFVHITEQYLTYPVNAAVQDRFAEGLLQTLIELGPQVLVQPQDYDIRANLMWVATMALNGTIGVGVPHDWATHMIGHELTALYDIDHARTLAIVLPALLQCTKEAKREKLLQYADRVWHINTGTDDERIDAAIAKTKAFFEAMGIATHLSAYDLDASHVDTVVKQLELHGMVALGEHGNIDPAMSREILTLAL comes from the coding sequence ATGCTAAATTTTAACTATTACAACCCGACCCGCATCCGTTTCGGTAAAAACACTATCGCCGAAATTGATGCCTTAGTACCGAGCGATGCTAAAGTCATGCTCCTCTTTGGCGGCAGCAGCGCCAGAAAAACAGGCACGCTAGACGAAGTAAAACAATCATTGGGCAATCGTTTCGTCGTCGAGTTCGATGGCATTGAGCCAAACCCAACCTATGAAACCTTAATGAAAGCCGTCGCACAAGTGCGTGAGCAAAAGATCGACTTCCTCCTAGCGGTTGGCGGTGGTTCGGTTATCGATGGCACTAAATTTGTGGCCGCTGCAGCGGTATTTGAAGGCGAACCTTGGGACATCCTCACTAGCTGGGGCGCAAAAGTAACTCAAGCTATGCCCTTTGGCTCTGTATTAACCTTGCCTGCGACGGGTTCCGAAATGAACAACGCCAGCGTAGTGACCCGTAAATCGCTGCAGGCTAAACTGCCATTCCGTAATGATTTGGTTTATCCACAATTCTCAATACTCGATCCGACTAAAACCTTCACCCTACCAGAGCGCCAAGTGGCCAACGGTGTGGTCGATGCTTTTGTACATATCACAGAGCAATACTTAACTTACCCAGTTAACGCTGCCGTGCAGGACAGATTTGCCGAAGGTCTGCTACAAACCTTGATTGAGCTTGGTCCACAGGTACTAGTGCAACCCCAAGACTATGACATTCGCGCTAATTTAATGTGGGTCGCCACTATGGCACTCAACGGCACTATTGGCGTCGGCGTGCCGCATGACTGGGCAACTCATATGATAGGCCATGAACTAACTGCGCTTTACGATATCGACCATGCGCGCACATTGGCAATCGTGCTGCCTGCCCTGCTGCAGTGCACAAAAGAGGCTAAACGCGAAAAGTTACTCCAATACGCCGACCGAGTGTGGCACATCAACACAGGTACTGATGACGAACGCATCGATGCCGCTATCGCAAAAACTAAGGCTTTCTTCGAAGCCATGGGCATAGCGACACATTTATCTGCCTATGATCTCGATGCCAGCCATGTTGATACTGTCGTGAAACAGCTTGAACTGCACGGCATGGTGGCGCTTGGCGAACACGGTAATATTGACCCAGCCATGAGTCGTGAGATTTTGACCTTAGCCCTCTAA
- a CDS encoding type 1 glutamine amidotransferase domain-containing protein, giving the protein MKMNILMVLTSHDKLGDTGLKTGFWLEEFASPFYVFKDKGFDITLASPQGGQPPLDPKSDEPDFQTEATARFSKDPEAQALLANTTRLSEINAADYDAVFYPGGHGPLWDLAEDKHSIALIEQFYQTNKPLGLVCHAPAALLHPKASDGKPLVSGKRVTGFSNSEEEAVQLTHVVPFLVEDMLQKKGGTYVKGDDWTSFVVADGHLITGQNPGSSEAVAQAIVEQLNARG; this is encoded by the coding sequence ATGAAAATGAATATATTAATGGTACTTACGTCACACGATAAACTCGGTGATACCGGTTTAAAAACCGGCTTTTGGCTAGAGGAATTCGCCTCACCTTTTTATGTTTTTAAAGATAAAGGTTTTGACATTACCTTAGCCTCGCCACAGGGCGGTCAACCACCACTCGATCCAAAAAGTGATGAGCCAGACTTTCAGACCGAAGCCACTGCGCGCTTTAGCAAAGATCCTGAGGCGCAAGCACTGCTAGCAAATACGACTCGCTTAAGTGAAATCAATGCAGCCGATTACGATGCGGTTTTCTATCCAGGCGGCCACGGCCCACTGTGGGATCTTGCCGAAGATAAACATTCTATCGCCTTGATTGAACAGTTTTATCAAACCAACAAACCCCTAGGGCTTGTCTGCCATGCGCCTGCTGCATTGCTGCACCCTAAAGCCAGTGATGGTAAGCCATTGGTCAGCGGCAAGCGTGTTACCGGTTTCAGTAATTCTGAAGAAGAAGCCGTGCAACTCACCCATGTCGTGCCATTTTTGGTTGAAGACATGCTGCAGAAAAAGGGTGGCACTTATGTCAAAGGTGATGATTGGACAAGCTTTGTCGTCGCAGATGGCCATTTGATCACAGGTCAAAATCCAGGGTCATCGGAAGCCGTTGCGCAGGCCATAGTCGAGCAACTGAACGCGAGAGGCTAA
- a CDS encoding glutathione S-transferase family protein yields the protein MITLHHLNKSRSKRIIWLLEELGQPYQIKSYQRDSQTFLAPPALKQIHPLGKSPVIEMDGQVIAESGAITEYLIEKHADDTLAPAKDSADYVSYLQWLHFAESSAMLPLLLRMFVQKDGCKTNFLEDYAAIEVSKISHYFNDRLADKTYLVADKLTGADIMMSFVVELLANSGDLAKFEHIQRYATQLSQHAAWVKASEIEKQLDASL from the coding sequence ATGATCACCTTGCACCATCTCAATAAATCACGCTCTAAACGTATCATCTGGTTGCTAGAGGAACTCGGCCAACCTTATCAAATTAAGAGTTATCAGCGTGATAGCCAGACTTTTCTCGCGCCACCCGCACTTAAGCAAATTCATCCGTTAGGCAAATCACCCGTTATCGAAATGGACGGGCAAGTGATAGCCGAGTCGGGCGCGATCACTGAGTATCTGATTGAAAAACATGCGGATGACACCTTAGCGCCCGCCAAAGACAGCGCTGATTATGTCAGTTATCTGCAATGGCTACACTTTGCCGAAAGTTCGGCCATGCTGCCTTTATTACTGCGTATGTTCGTGCAAAAGGACGGTTGTAAAACCAACTTCCTTGAAGATTATGCGGCGATAGAAGTCAGTAAGATAAGCCACTACTTTAATGATAGGTTAGCCGATAAAACCTACTTGGTTGCAGACAAGCTCACAGGCGCGGATATTATGATGTCCTTCGTGGTCGAACTACTGGCTAACAGTGGCGATCTCGCAAAATTTGAACACATTCAACGCTATGCCACTCAATTATCCCAACATGCAGCTTGGGTTAAAGCGAGTGAGATCGAGAAACAACTCGACGCAAGCCTGTAA
- a CDS encoding DUF4124 domain-containing protein, translated as MRTFTLIGLLLLSTLAQATVYKWVDKDGKVHYSDEPHPNAEVVELKEKTLNQIALPPAQLDSSANDQVIENMAYQVNITSPEEEATVRDNNGDFEVMATVTPEIKGRYLMALKLDGQVIGQPQVGGIFKLTNIDRGEHTLVVDAMTQSGKVFASSSPRKIFLHQAAMTPPPKKQPKSN; from the coding sequence ATGCGCACATTCACACTCATAGGCCTATTGCTGCTTAGCACGCTGGCACAGGCAACTGTGTATAAATGGGTCGATAAGGATGGGAAAGTTCATTACTCTGATGAACCACATCCCAATGCAGAAGTAGTTGAGTTAAAAGAAAAAACCTTGAACCAAATCGCCTTACCTCCAGCCCAACTCGATTCGAGCGCTAACGATCAAGTGATTGAAAACATGGCTTATCAAGTCAATATCACTTCGCCTGAAGAAGAGGCGACCGTCAGGGATAATAATGGCGATTTTGAAGTGATGGCCACAGTGACTCCCGAAATTAAGGGCCGATATCTGATGGCATTAAAACTCGATGGACAAGTCATTGGCCAACCCCAAGTGGGCGGCATATTTAAACTCACCAACATAGATAGGGGCGAACATACCCTTGTTGTTGACGCTATGACTCAAAGCGGCAAAGTCTTTGCATCTAGTTCACCAAGAAAGATATTTCTTCATCAAGCGGCGATGACTCCACCCCCAAAGAAACAACCAAAATCCAATTAA